The Kineococcus endophyticus genome contains a region encoding:
- a CDS encoding TetR/AcrR family transcriptional regulator, which translates to MTTTTDARTTKRRAETRARLLAAALEVLGEQGLARSSVENVCERAGYTRGAFYSNFATMDDVVAALYTDQAGALVARVEERLAGGLPGTDLDQLVGHVLEVLPVDRQWHAVRTEFTAQALRNTEAAATLTQQRSELRARLAPVLVEALQRIGRRPTVPADDLVRALVTAHEGLVAAHLLGEPAGIGPRLLTVALQTFTEEVPA; encoded by the coding sequence GTGACCACCACGACCGACGCGCGCACCACCAAGCGCCGCGCCGAGACCCGAGCCCGCCTGCTGGCCGCCGCCCTCGAGGTGCTCGGCGAGCAGGGCCTGGCCCGCAGCAGCGTCGAGAACGTCTGCGAGCGGGCGGGCTACACCCGCGGCGCCTTCTACTCGAACTTCGCGACGATGGACGACGTCGTCGCCGCCCTCTACACCGACCAGGCGGGCGCCCTCGTCGCGCGCGTCGAGGAACGGCTCGCGGGCGGCCTGCCCGGCACCGACCTCGACCAGCTCGTCGGGCACGTCCTGGAGGTCCTGCCGGTGGACCGCCAGTGGCACGCGGTCCGCACCGAGTTCACCGCGCAGGCCCTGCGCAACACCGAGGCCGCCGCGACGCTGACGCAGCAGCGCTCCGAACTGCGCGCCCGCCTCGCCCCCGTCCTCGTCGAGGCCCTGCAGCGCATCGGCCGCCGCCCGACCGTCCCCGCCGACGACCTCGTGCGCGCCCTCGTCACCGCCCACGAGGGCCTCGTCGCGGCGCACCTGCTCGGCGAACCCGCCGGGATCGGCCCGCGCCTGCTGACCGTGGCGCTCCAGACGTTCACCGAGGAGGTGCCCGCGTGA
- a CDS encoding VanW family protein: MPNTDQPAQQETGRPSSDRPRRPWFRRPTTWVGLGVVVIAGGYCAAALALGGQAPRGTTVLGADVGGQDRAAVESTLSGRAQQLSTTPVALQVTGAGASATDEVVPGEAGLAVDAAATAERLTGPAWAPADLWRHLPGGTTQAPEVDVDTAALRTALQPLADSVAVAPVEGAVTFDVREDGTVEPAVTAPEDGRALDVDAAARAVSGGWLSGRPVTLQAAVAEPSVDAAGIQSAVEAVARPAVAGNLVVAGGGREATLAPAAFARSLAVRPVDGKAALVADGAGLQAALVAADPQFESAAQDARIEIVGETPQVVPAVAGRAAPPEDLAKAVTGALTGEQPTRRAEVQLTESQPALTTEALQQLGITERISTFATTLTANKGRTENIRIAASHVDGTILRPGEEFSLNDTVGERTPERGFNRAPVISGGRLVDDYGGGVSQLSTTLFNAVFFGGLDEIEHKPHSFYISRYPEGREATIDWRSIDNRFRNDSGHGVYIQAGIVGNQVVVSMYGTKFMDVTAEKSVRRNVKPPRTIYDTSGGCKASSATATGFTVDVTRVMTPVGGGAPQRETWTTVYNPENRIVCGPDPATVRPSSPAPSSPTAPVGTPAQ, translated from the coding sequence GTGCCCAACACCGACCAGCCGGCGCAGCAGGAGACCGGACGGCCGAGCAGCGACCGGCCACGACGGCCGTGGTTCCGGCGACCCACCACCTGGGTGGGCCTCGGCGTCGTCGTCATCGCGGGCGGGTACTGCGCCGCGGCCCTCGCCCTGGGCGGCCAGGCGCCGCGGGGGACGACCGTCCTCGGCGCCGACGTGGGTGGGCAGGACCGCGCGGCCGTCGAAAGCACGCTGAGCGGGCGTGCGCAGCAGCTGTCCACCACGCCCGTCGCCCTGCAGGTCACCGGCGCCGGCGCGTCCGCGACCGACGAGGTCGTGCCCGGCGAGGCCGGGCTGGCCGTCGACGCCGCCGCCACCGCCGAACGCCTCACCGGCCCGGCGTGGGCCCCCGCCGACCTCTGGCGCCACCTCCCCGGCGGGACGACGCAGGCGCCGGAGGTCGACGTCGACACCGCGGCCCTGCGGACCGCGCTGCAACCGCTCGCCGACTCCGTGGCCGTCGCCCCCGTCGAGGGGGCCGTCACGTTCGACGTGCGCGAGGACGGCACCGTCGAACCCGCCGTCACCGCCCCGGAGGACGGGCGCGCCCTCGACGTCGACGCCGCCGCCCGCGCCGTCAGCGGCGGGTGGCTGAGCGGTCGCCCGGTGACGCTGCAGGCCGCCGTCGCCGAGCCGTCCGTCGACGCCGCGGGGATCCAGTCCGCCGTCGAAGCCGTCGCGCGGCCCGCCGTGGCCGGCAACCTCGTCGTCGCCGGCGGCGGCCGGGAGGCGACCCTCGCCCCCGCCGCCTTCGCCCGGTCCCTCGCCGTCCGGCCCGTCGACGGGAAGGCGGCCCTCGTCGCCGACGGCGCCGGGTTGCAGGCCGCCCTCGTGGCCGCCGACCCGCAGTTCGAGAGCGCCGCGCAGGACGCGCGCATCGAGATCGTCGGCGAGACTCCCCAGGTCGTGCCGGCCGTCGCCGGCCGCGCCGCGCCGCCGGAGGACCTCGCGAAGGCCGTCACGGGCGCCCTCACCGGTGAGCAACCGACGCGCCGTGCGGAGGTGCAGCTCACCGAGTCCCAGCCCGCGCTGACGACGGAAGCGCTGCAGCAGCTGGGGATCACCGAGCGCATCTCCACGTTCGCCACCACCCTGACGGCGAACAAGGGCCGCACCGAGAACATCCGCATCGCCGCCTCGCACGTCGACGGCACGATCCTGCGCCCGGGGGAGGAGTTCTCCCTCAACGACACCGTCGGGGAGCGCACGCCCGAACGCGGGTTCAACCGCGCGCCCGTCATCTCCGGCGGCCGGCTCGTCGACGACTACGGCGGCGGCGTCTCGCAGCTGTCCACCACGCTGTTCAACGCGGTGTTCTTCGGCGGCCTCGACGAGATCGAGCACAAACCGCACTCGTTCTACATCTCCCGCTACCCCGAGGGCCGGGAGGCCACGATCGACTGGCGCAGCATCGACAACCGCTTCCGCAACGACTCCGGCCACGGCGTCTACATCCAGGCCGGGATCGTCGGGAACCAGGTCGTCGTCTCGATGTACGGGACGAAGTTCATGGACGTCACGGCCGAGAAGTCCGTGCGGCGCAACGTCAAGCCGCCGCGGACGATCTACGACACCTCCGGCGGCTGCAAGGCCAGTTCGGCCACGGCGACGGGGTTCACGGTCGACGTCACGCGCGTCATGACGCCCGTCGGTGGCGGTGCGCCGCAGCGGGAGACGTGGACGACGGTCTACAACCCCGAGAACCGCATCGTCTGCGGACCCGACCCGGCGACGGTGCGGCCGAGCAGCCCCGCACCCTCCAGCCCCACGGCTCCTGTCGGGACCCCGGCCCAGTAG
- a CDS encoding HhH-GPD-type base excision DNA repair protein — protein sequence MPTVHLTQDEAADDLLSRDPLALLLGMLLDQQVPMEWAFSAPKLLAERMGAQVLSAHDLAAADPGTVEAWFKGPPALHRYPGSMAKRAQALAQALVDTYDGRTEDLWTGVADGRELFKRLSALPGFGAQKAKIFVALLGKRYEVQPEGWRGAAGDYGEEGSYRSVADIVDAESLQKVRATKQEAKRAAKAAKGS from the coding sequence GTGCCCACGGTTCACCTGACCCAGGACGAGGCCGCCGACGACCTGCTGTCGCGGGACCCGCTGGCCCTGCTGCTCGGCATGCTGCTCGACCAGCAGGTGCCGATGGAGTGGGCGTTCTCCGCCCCGAAGCTGCTCGCCGAGCGGATGGGCGCGCAGGTCCTGTCGGCGCACGACCTCGCCGCGGCCGACCCGGGGACGGTCGAGGCGTGGTTCAAGGGACCCCCGGCGCTGCACCGGTACCCGGGGTCGATGGCCAAGCGCGCCCAGGCCCTCGCGCAGGCACTGGTCGACACCTACGACGGGCGCACCGAGGACCTGTGGACGGGGGTGGCGGACGGCCGGGAGCTGTTCAAGCGGTTGTCCGCGCTGCCCGGGTTCGGTGCGCAGAAGGCCAAGATCTTCGTCGCCCTGCTCGGCAAGCGCTACGAGGTGCAGCCGGAGGGCTGGCGCGGCGCCGCGGGCGACTACGGCGAGGAGGGGTCCTACCGGTCGGTCGCCGACATCGTCGACGCCGAGTCGCTGCAGAAGGTGCGCGCGACCAAGCAGGAGGCCAAGCGGGCCGCGAAGGCGGCCAAGGGGTCCTGA
- a CDS encoding YceI family protein — protein sequence MSSTSTTDSPSRSTGPGRPRRRRLWIGLAVVVVLLVLAAVVGPRIYAKVEGAKAAAPLVTAGSTPSATATAASTDAALNGSWAITSGGTAGYRVDEVLNGQNVTVTGRTDEVTGSLTVDGGQLTAGKVSVDLASVETDSSARDGQFRGADIMDVDRFPTADFAVTSPVPLGGLEVGSTIAVQLTGAMTLKGTTKDVTVPATVQRTADKAVTVTGSLPVTWSDYGVQAPNLGFVSVQDAGTIEFSVPAVPA from the coding sequence ATGAGCAGCACCAGCACCACCGACAGTCCCTCCCGCTCCACGGGGCCGGGCCGGCCGCGCCGCCGCAGGCTCTGGATCGGGCTGGCCGTGGTCGTCGTCCTCCTCGTCCTGGCCGCCGTCGTGGGCCCGCGGATCTACGCGAAGGTCGAGGGCGCCAAGGCCGCGGCCCCGCTCGTCACCGCCGGCTCCACGCCGAGCGCGACCGCCACCGCGGCCTCCACCGACGCCGCGCTCAACGGGTCGTGGGCGATCACGAGCGGTGGCACCGCGGGATACCGCGTCGACGAGGTCCTCAACGGCCAGAACGTCACCGTCACGGGGCGGACGGACGAGGTCACGGGCTCGCTCACCGTCGACGGCGGGCAGCTCACCGCGGGGAAGGTGTCCGTCGACCTCGCCAGCGTCGAGACCGACTCCAGCGCCCGCGACGGGCAGTTCCGCGGCGCCGACATCATGGACGTCGACCGCTTCCCGACCGCCGACTTCGCCGTGACCTCCCCCGTCCCGCTCGGTGGGCTCGAGGTCGGCTCGACGATCGCCGTCCAGCTCACCGGGGCGATGACGCTCAAGGGCACGACGAAGGACGTCACCGTCCCCGCGACCGTGCAGCGCACGGCGGACAAGGCCGTGACCGTCACGGGCTCGCTGCCGGTCACGTGGTCCGACTACGGCGTGCAGGCGCCGAACCTCGGCTTCGTGTCCGTCCAGGACGCCGGGACGATCGAGTTCTCGGTCCCCGCCGTCCCGGCCTGA
- a CDS encoding SpoIIE family protein phosphatase: MSSAGAVDPLLLRAWQEVSEGTIVLDAQQWRVEHVNAAGAALYGLLPSQMVGRLLSDVFPAAVGSDFHDELRRTRAEGGLVTWTGPVPGTDRWIAVRAQRVDGPDGRQTVLCSFRDVTAERALEVERDALMGSLQRSLENTTRLLRLSEALTATRTVADVAEVAAAAAREGFGATYAAVSVVDHDRQVLRTPFTGDYAPGAQEHWQDVPLDGPGPGLVALRDGQPRFDDEDSLRSGFPELAHRWDVSRARLVATVPLLAARRSVGLLTVVWREDVDLPEGQRAMLVALASYTTQALQRALLLAERTATARTLQNSMLTTDLPQAGGLELVARYVAAHTDDQVGGDWYDGVLLPDGTTLLVIGDVAGHDITAAAEMGQLRIALRALAVDRDDPPALLLDRLESVVDSFRADAILASCLVVRVEQDAGARAAGVRVLRWANAGHPPPVLVLADGTARVLDADPDLLLGVGAGHRTDHVVEVPAGATLLLYTDGLVERRDDDLDVGIERLRAKASGLAGPHLAAALDELLAEVEDGGPDAGGDDVALLAVRFHPQP, from the coding sequence ATGTCGTCCGCGGGAGCGGTGGACCCGCTGCTCCTGCGTGCGTGGCAAGAGGTCTCCGAGGGAACCATCGTGCTCGACGCGCAGCAGTGGCGCGTCGAGCACGTCAACGCCGCCGGCGCCGCCCTGTACGGCCTCTTGCCGTCGCAGATGGTGGGCCGGCTGCTGTCCGACGTGTTCCCCGCCGCGGTCGGCAGCGACTTCCACGACGAGCTGCGCCGCACGCGCGCCGAGGGCGGGCTCGTCACCTGGACCGGCCCCGTCCCCGGCACCGACCGGTGGATCGCGGTCCGGGCCCAGCGCGTCGACGGCCCGGACGGGCGGCAGACCGTCCTGTGCTCCTTCCGCGACGTCACCGCCGAGCGGGCGCTCGAGGTCGAGCGCGACGCCCTCATGGGATCGCTGCAGCGGTCCCTGGAGAACACGACGCGGCTGCTGCGGCTGTCCGAGGCGCTGACCGCCACGCGCACGGTGGCCGACGTCGCCGAGGTGGCCGCCGCCGCGGCGCGCGAGGGCTTCGGGGCGACGTACGCGGCGGTGTCCGTCGTCGACCACGACCGCCAGGTCCTGCGCACCCCCTTCACGGGCGACTACGCGCCCGGGGCGCAGGAGCACTGGCAGGACGTGCCCCTCGACGGTCCCGGCCCGGGACTCGTCGCCCTGCGCGACGGGCAGCCGCGGTTCGACGACGAGGACAGCCTGCGCTCGGGGTTCCCCGAGCTCGCCCACCGCTGGGACGTCTCGCGGGCCCGGCTCGTCGCGACCGTCCCGCTGCTGGCCGCCCGCCGCAGCGTCGGGCTGCTCACCGTCGTCTGGCGCGAGGACGTCGACCTGCCCGAGGGGCAGCGGGCCATGCTGGTGGCCCTCGCCTCCTACACGACGCAGGCGCTGCAGCGGGCCCTGCTGCTGGCCGAGCGGACGGCGACGGCCCGCACGCTGCAGAACTCCATGCTCACGACGGACCTGCCCCAGGCCGGCGGGCTCGAGCTCGTCGCCCGGTACGTCGCCGCCCACACCGACGACCAGGTCGGGGGCGACTGGTACGACGGCGTGCTGCTCCCGGACGGGACGACGCTGCTCGTCATCGGCGACGTCGCCGGGCACGACATCACCGCGGCCGCCGAGATGGGGCAGCTGCGCATCGCCCTGCGCGCCCTGGCCGTCGACCGCGACGACCCGCCCGCGCTGCTGCTGGACCGCCTGGAGTCGGTCGTCGACTCCTTCCGCGCCGACGCGATCCTGGCCAGCTGCCTCGTCGTGCGCGTCGAGCAGGACGCCGGCGCCCGCGCGGCCGGGGTGCGGGTGCTGCGCTGGGCCAACGCCGGCCACCCGCCGCCCGTCCTCGTCCTGGCCGACGGCACCGCCCGCGTCCTCGACGCCGACCCCGACCTCCTGCTCGGGGTGGGGGCCGGTCACCGCACCGACCACGTCGTCGAGGTCCCCGCGGGGGCGACGCTGCTGCTCTACACCGACGGCCTCGTCGAGCGCCGCGACGACGACCTCGACGTGGGCATCGAGCGGTTGCGCGCCAAGGCGTCCGGTCTGGCCGGTCCGCACCTGGCCGCGGCGCTGGACGAGCTGCTCGCGGAGGTCGAGGACGGGGGCCCGGACGCGGGCGGGGACGACGTCGCGCTGCTCGCGGTCCGCTTCCACCCGCAGCCCTGA
- the def gene encoding peptide deformylase yields MTRYFTPVLHRPCTPVTAFDDDLVQLVADMFASMDAADGVGLAANQIGVDARVFVVDCPDAESETTGENVVAHVVNPVLHLPTGRKRRLDLDGEGCLSVPGEYADLARPDTAEVRGVDVHGRPVRIVGTGLLARCLQHESDHLDGVVYVDRLPADERAEILEAAGLRAPA; encoded by the coding sequence ATCACGCGGTACTTCACGCCCGTGCTGCACCGCCCCTGCACGCCCGTGACGGCCTTCGACGACGACCTCGTCCAGCTCGTCGCCGACATGTTCGCCTCGATGGACGCCGCCGACGGCGTGGGCCTGGCCGCCAACCAGATCGGCGTCGACGCGCGCGTCTTCGTCGTCGACTGCCCCGACGCGGAGTCGGAGACGACGGGCGAGAACGTCGTCGCCCACGTCGTGAACCCCGTCCTGCACCTGCCCACGGGCCGCAAGCGCCGCCTCGACCTCGACGGCGAGGGCTGCCTGTCCGTGCCCGGCGAGTACGCCGACCTGGCCCGCCCCGACACCGCCGAGGTCCGCGGCGTCGACGTCCACGGCCGGCCCGTCCGCATCGTCGGCACCGGCCTGCTCGCCCGCTGCCTGCAGCACGAGAGCGACCACCTCGACGGCGTCGTCTACGTCGACCGGCTGCCCGCCGACGAACGCGCCGAGATCCTCGAGGCGGCCGGTCTGCGGGCGCCCGCGTGA
- the tsaD gene encoding tRNA (adenosine(37)-N6)-threonylcarbamoyltransferase complex transferase subunit TsaD produces the protein MIVLGVESSCDETGVGLVSEGVLLGDALASSMDAHARFGGVVPEVAARAHLEAIVPVLHEALDKASLQLSDVDAVAVTAGPGLSTAVQVGLASAKALAFALDKPLYGVHHLAGHAAVDVLEHGPLPSRCVALVVSGGHTSLLLLGDLGRDPIVHLGDTIDDAAGEAFDKVARVLGLGYPGGPVVDRVAREGDPHAIGFPRALSRPSDPAYGFSFSGVKTAVARWVEARVDAGGEVPVADVAASFQEAVADVLTRKALAACREHRVDTLLLVGGVAANSRVRSLAEERCAAAGVELRVPPIRLCTDNGAMIAAVGDLLVRAGAPASGLDLGADPSAPLTGALLAGPWT, from the coding sequence GTGATCGTCCTCGGGGTCGAGTCCAGCTGCGACGAGACCGGTGTCGGCCTCGTCAGCGAGGGCGTGCTGCTCGGCGACGCGCTCGCCTCGAGCATGGACGCCCACGCCCGCTTCGGCGGTGTCGTCCCCGAGGTCGCGGCCCGCGCCCACCTCGAGGCCATCGTCCCCGTCCTGCACGAGGCGCTGGACAAGGCGTCCCTGCAGCTGTCCGACGTCGACGCCGTCGCCGTGACCGCGGGGCCCGGGCTGTCGACGGCCGTGCAGGTCGGGCTGGCCTCGGCCAAGGCGCTCGCGTTCGCGCTCGACAAGCCGCTCTACGGCGTCCACCACCTCGCCGGGCACGCGGCCGTCGACGTCCTGGAGCACGGCCCGCTGCCCTCGCGGTGCGTGGCGCTCGTCGTCAGCGGCGGGCACACGTCCCTGCTGCTGCTCGGCGACCTCGGCCGCGACCCGATCGTGCACCTCGGCGACACCATCGACGACGCGGCGGGGGAGGCCTTCGACAAGGTCGCCCGCGTCCTCGGCCTCGGCTACCCCGGCGGACCGGTCGTGGACCGCGTGGCCCGCGAGGGCGACCCGCACGCCATCGGCTTCCCCCGCGCGCTGTCCCGGCCCTCGGACCCGGCGTACGGGTTCTCCTTCTCGGGGGTGAAGACGGCCGTCGCGCGCTGGGTCGAGGCCCGCGTCGACGCCGGGGGCGAGGTGCCCGTCGCCGACGTCGCGGCGAGCTTCCAGGAGGCCGTCGCCGACGTCCTGACCCGCAAGGCCCTCGCTGCGTGCCGCGAGCACCGCGTCGACACGCTGCTGCTCGTCGGCGGGGTGGCGGCGAACTCGCGCGTCCGGTCCCTGGCCGAGGAGCGTTGCGCCGCAGCCGGTGTCGAGCTGCGCGTGCCGCCCATCCGGTTGTGCACCGACAACGGCGCGATGATCGCCGCCGTCGGCGACCTGCTCGTCCGCGCCGGTGCGCCGGCGTCGGGGCTGGACCTGGGGGCGGACCCGTCCGCGCCGCTGACGGGGGCGCTGCTCGCCGGTCCCTGGACCTGA
- a CDS encoding tellurium resistance protein has product MAIDYSKKANSPEPPAGGGGGGVSLSKVTLTKSAPKVSLSKSGGAGGTLRVHLAWNARPAGAAPASGGGFFSKLKAAAAPQSGIDLDIGALYEFSDGSKGVVQALGNAFRDRGAGDPVVWLDGDDRTGGGGENLFVDLGQAARIKRILVFAFIYEGVPNWAAADGVVTLHPTSGPEIEVRLDEHDDRSPMCAIAQIVSDGREVSVQREVRYVQGGQQALDEAFGWGMKWRTGRK; this is encoded by the coding sequence GTGGCCATCGACTACTCGAAGAAGGCGAACAGCCCCGAACCGCCCGCGGGCGGTGGAGGTGGGGGCGTCTCGCTCTCGAAGGTGACGCTGACCAAGTCCGCGCCGAAGGTGTCGCTGTCGAAGTCGGGCGGGGCCGGCGGCACGCTGCGCGTGCACCTGGCCTGGAACGCGCGTCCGGCCGGGGCCGCCCCCGCCTCGGGTGGCGGGTTCTTCTCCAAGCTCAAGGCCGCCGCGGCCCCGCAGTCCGGGATCGACCTGGACATCGGCGCGCTGTACGAGTTCTCCGACGGGTCCAAGGGCGTCGTGCAGGCCCTCGGCAACGCCTTCCGCGACCGCGGTGCCGGTGACCCGGTCGTCTGGCTCGACGGCGACGACCGCACCGGTGGCGGCGGGGAGAACCTCTTCGTCGACCTCGGTCAGGCGGCCCGCATCAAGCGGATCCTCGTCTTCGCCTTCATCTACGAGGGCGTCCCGAACTGGGCCGCCGCCGACGGCGTCGTGACCCTGCACCCGACCTCCGGCCCCGAGATCGAGGTGCGCCTCGACGAGCACGACGACCGCTCGCCCATGTGCGCGATCGCCCAGATCGTCTCCGACGGCCGCGAGGTGTCCGTCCAGCGCGAGGTGCGGTACGTGCAGGGCGGGCAGCAGGCCCTCGACGAGGCGTTCGGGTGGGGCATGAAGTGGCGGACCGGGCGCAAGTGA
- a CDS encoding anti-sigma factor family protein: protein MSGDQGEHRELRELLGLHALGLTPPADTARVQAHLDGCADCRAELAELAPLRADLRLVDPDRLPGEAAPPRELGDRVLAAVRQESVLRDRRERRASRTRRLRAALVPVAAAVVAAGVATGVTWQVATRDPAPAVAVEELPLTVVASGLRADAPAVVVPHTWGVEVTFEASGFAAGRTYRAVVRTADGATRPAGEFLGVGAGELTCDMQAAVLRDDATGFEVLDDAGATVLTLPLPRA from the coding sequence GTGAGCGGGGACCAGGGGGAGCACCGGGAGCTGCGCGAGCTGCTGGGCCTGCACGCCCTCGGCCTGACGCCGCCCGCGGACACCGCGCGCGTGCAGGCCCACCTCGACGGGTGCGCGGACTGCCGGGCCGAGCTCGCCGAGCTCGCACCGCTGCGCGCGGACCTGCGCCTCGTCGACCCGGACCGGCTGCCGGGCGAGGCGGCACCGCCCCGGGAGCTGGGCGACCGGGTGCTGGCCGCCGTCCGGCAGGAGTCGGTGCTGCGCGACCGCCGCGAACGGCGCGCGTCCAGGACGCGTCGGCTGCGCGCGGCGCTCGTCCCGGTGGCCGCTGCGGTCGTGGCGGCGGGCGTCGCCACCGGCGTCACCTGGCAGGTCGCGACCCGCGACCCGGCGCCCGCGGTGGCCGTCGAGGAGCTGCCCCTGACCGTCGTCGCCTCGGGCCTCAGGGCCGACGCGCCCGCCGTCGTCGTCCCGCACACGTGGGGCGTGGAGGTGACGTTCGAGGCGTCGGGCTTCGCCGCCGGGCGGACCTACCGCGCCGTCGTGCGCACCGCGGACGGTGCGACGCGACCGGCCGGGGAGTTCCTCGGCGTCGGGGCGGGGGAGCTGACGTGCGACATGCAGGCCGCCGTCCTGCGCGACGACGCGACGGGGTTCGAGGTGCTCGACGACGCGGGCGCGACCGTCCTCACCCTCCCGCTCCCCCGCGCCTGA